Sequence from the Miscanthus floridulus cultivar M001 chromosome 16, ASM1932011v1, whole genome shotgun sequence genome:
TCATCGTAACATCATGGCTCAAGAGCAGAGCACACCGTGCATGGCTCGGCCGGCGGAGCACGCGGCCCGGGCAACGCGCGGAGTTCGCATCCTTGGCGTCGCGGGGAGCATGCAGCCGGGGAGCTCGCGGCCTGGGCGCGCGGTGCGCGGAGCACGCGGTCTTCGCGGAGCTCGCccgacgtgctgctgctgctgctgctcccccgatgtcgtgctgctgctgcttcgcCTGCTGGTTCCTGGTCGCTAGGTAGCCCGGCTGGTACGCGCCCATCGCGATCTCGGTGTCGCGGCCGCCGTCCATGAAGCGCTGGTTGATGTTCGCCGAGCCCACGGTGATGTACTCGTCATCCACTGCATGCAAACGACCACCGGTCAGACAGAAACcatcatgatcatattggtttgtttTGTAATTCTAGACTAGATGAATCTGTAGCCTGTAGGTGTAGAATAAGTCACTGTACCTATCATGGTCTTGGCGTGGACATAGATCATGAAGCGCCTGGCCTGCTGCGCCCTCTCGTAATCGGTGTTGTGGTCCGGGTGCTCCGGCGGCATGTACTCGCCGGGGCTTGGCGCCTCGCCGTTGCCGAGGCAAAAGAAGGTGAGGTAGTCCCTGGGGTCGGCCTGGAGCCCCTTGGTGCGAATGGCCAGCGTGACGTCCGTGTACATCATCTCCATGGTGCGGCGCTGCCAGTCCAGGATGGCCTGCATGGAGCCGCTCTCCAGCACGCCCTCGGGCCACAGGGGCGCCACCACGTACATGCCGAACCGCTCGCCGGCCTGGATCTTGCTGACGATCTTGAGCGAGAGCTCCTTGGGGATAAGGTGCAGCGCGTTGATGTCCTCCACCGTCACGCCGTCGTTCTGCAGCCACGCGTAGGAGCTCCCCAGGAAGTATTGGTTCTCGATGTAGATGAAGTCCCGCGCCCACCGGATGGCGTGGATGTACGCGTCCTGGATGCTGCGCTCGATCACGTGGTCATTGCCACTCACCAGCCCCAGCGCCGCGGCCTCCCGCGGGGCGTCCGGGAaccccgccgccgcgccgtcgtCGATGGACCGGAACACTTGCACGTTCCACGACTCGGCGTCGCCGTGCGGGGCCGCCTCGCGCTCCGCCCACGCCTTGTTCAGCGCCACCGGCATGTTGTCGCCCTTGCCCTGCTTCTTCCACCTCTGCTCGAAGTTCTCCAGCACGTCCCACGCCGCGGGCCCCTCGACGCGGCAGTGGATGTCGTGCCACGGCTCCCTCGGCCCGCCCTTGCTGATGGACGCGCTGGGGAAGTTGGGCTGGTTGAAGGTATGCGCGGCCGATGAGCGTGGCGCCGATGGTGTCGTCGGCCTTGACGGTGAAGATGATGTTGCTGGCGTCGTGCGTGCAGTAGATGTGGAAGGACTCGTCCCACGAGTATAGAGGGGGCATTTTGGTACTTCCGAAAGAAACATGAGAGAAACGCAGTCAACTGACGGATGGATGTACTAAATGGACGGTAGTGTCATTTACAGAAGAAATTTTTAACTCGATGCCAAATAAGAAAGTTAAAAAATTTTAGTGCTAAATAAAGAAAATTGATTTGTTCCAATGCCAAATACAACCCCATACACAATACAACCAGTAAGTTCAGAGGGCTTGGGAAACAAAAAAATTCAAGGGAATTGCAACTGGCCTCAAATCTGGACATGCTTTTGCACGAACTTGTGTCCCTACAATCATCATTCAATCCTGCAACTGTCCTAACTTCAATTCGTTCTGCTCTGTCTTCTTTTTGAGTCTTTCTATATAAATAAATCCTAGAGAGCCGAGAGGTAGTCCACTAGAGACGCAACTCCTACACGAGCTGCTGTTTCAGCATTCCACCTAGCTGCTCAAGCGCTCGAtcacgccggcggcggcggcggcagcacgcACGGGTCGCCCACCGCGGGCTCCGCCCTGGACGCCTCGAGGAACCTGCGCTGCTTGTCGTCGGCGAGGCAGAGCAGCGACGCCTCGCAGGCCTCCTGCGCGTCGGGCGACGGCGGCGCCACGGGCCGGAAGTCCATGAGCCTTGCGTACTCGGTGAGCAGGTGCAGCATGTAGTTGTAGACGGCGTGCATGCGGAGGTCCTGCACGAGCCGCTGCCCGCGCCGGCCGACGCGCTCGGCCTCGCCCGGGTTCGCGTTGCCCCAGTCGACGGCGTCTCTGATGGACTCGCACAtgcccggcggcggcgccgccgtcACCGGCCAGTAGTTCAGCCGGGGCTCCAGGCCCCGGCTGAAGAAGTCCTGGTACCGCGGCTCTATCAGCAGCGCCATGGAGCCGCACGACAGGATGTACTTGAGGCTGACCGACCACGCGAACCCTTCCGCGTAGATCTTGTACCGGTGCGTGCACTGCGACGAGAGCCTCGAGTGCTGGTACCCGGACTTGGCCTCGTCGGACCAGTTCTGCCGCATGATCTCGGCGCGCCAGAGCGCCGTGTCGTTGCACCCCAGCAGCGCCACCCGCAGCGGCGACGCCACGTCCGGGTTCCCGTTCCAGTACGCCGTCGGCACCCTGTCCGCCCATCTCGTCGCCCGAGCGCCGGATTTGATGCTCTTGAACTCCCTGTTCCATGGCTCGATGTTCGTCTCCGGCCTGCATTATATATGTCCATCGACCATCGCTATCAATCTTCTTGACACTTGATTcattaattaaaaaaaatcttgacAGTGGATAGAAGGCATATATATAAATATGCCAATGATGCATCTCTTAGGCCCTCTGCAGTGTATAGCTTAAGTAGTgccaaaagaagagagagaaaatctGAGCACCGCTCTATACACCGCAGCAGCC
This genomic interval carries:
- the LOC136510205 gene encoding phospholipase D alpha 1-like encodes the protein MFLSEVPKCPLYTRGTSPSTSTARTTPATSSSPSRPTTPSAPRSSAAHTFNQPNFPSASISKGGPREPWHDIHCRVEGPAAWDVLENFEQRWKKQGKGDNMPVALNKAWAEREAAPHGDAESWNVQVFRSIDDGAAAGFPDAPREAAALGLVSGNDHVIERSIQDAYIHAIRWARDFIYIENQYFLGSSYAWLQNDGVTVEDINALHLIPKELSLKIVSKIQAGERFGMYVVAPLWPEGVLESGSMQAILDWQRRTMEMMYTDVTLAIRTKGLQADPRDYLTFFCLGNGEAPSPGEYMPPEHPDHNTDYERAQQARRFMIYVHAKTMIVDDEYITVGSANINQRFMDGGRDTEIAMGAYQPGYLATRNQQAKQQQHDIGGAAAAAARRASSAKTACSAHRAPRPRAPRLHAPRDAKDANSARCPGRVLRRPSHARCALLLSHDVTMTTYTLLFF